In one Corallococcus sp. EGB genomic region, the following are encoded:
- a CDS encoding histidine phosphatase family protein, with the protein MTTEFILLRHGETEWNASGRLQGHLNSTLSREGLRQADALAARLATHPFHALYSSDLDRAVQTASRIAARTGHDLQRDARLRERGLGVLEGLTRAEAGERHPDVFAAYTQGHADYVVPEGESASQRLRLALHCLEELGARHPKARVVVVTHGGVLSALLRHCLGIPATAPRTFSVLNAGWNQFDLHEGALRMVTWGDVSHLRALSLDDT; encoded by the coding sequence ATGACGACCGAATTCATCCTGCTCCGGCATGGGGAGACGGAGTGGAACGCCTCGGGGCGCCTCCAGGGGCACCTGAACAGCACGCTGAGCCGCGAGGGGCTCCGGCAGGCGGACGCGCTCGCGGCGCGGCTCGCCACCCACCCCTTCCACGCCCTCTACAGCAGCGACCTGGACCGCGCGGTGCAGACGGCCTCCCGCATCGCGGCGAGGACGGGCCATGACCTCCAGCGGGACGCGCGCCTGCGGGAGCGGGGGCTGGGCGTGCTCGAGGGGCTGACGCGCGCGGAGGCCGGCGAGCGCCACCCGGACGTCTTCGCCGCGTACACCCAGGGCCACGCCGACTACGTGGTGCCTGAGGGCGAGAGCGCGTCGCAGCGCCTGCGGCTGGCGCTGCACTGTCTGGAGGAGCTGGGCGCGCGCCACCCCAAGGCCCGCGTCGTGGTGGTCACCCATGGCGGCGTCCTCAGCGCCCTCTTGCGCCACTGCCTGGGCATCCCCGCCACCGCGCCGCGCACCTTCTCCGTCCTCAACGCGGGTTGGAACCAGTTCGACCTCCACGAGGGGGCCCTGCGGATGGTGACCTGGGGGGACGTCAGCCACCTGCGCGCGCTCAGCCTGGACGACACCTGA